Genomic window (Saccharothrix australiensis):
CCCGCGCGCCACCTTCGGGTGAGATCGCGCCGCCGGAGCGGCGCACCGCGCGGCTCCGGCGTTACAACGGAGGCGGCCTCAGCCCGTCCGATCGAACCGGGAGCCCAGCCGTGCCCGTGCAGACCTTCGACCACACCGCCACCGGCTACAGCGTGCGGCAGGCGTACTGGATGGCGGAGGCCGCCCGCCTGGCCTACCAGCCGCCGGACGTGATCGAGCAGACCGCCCGCGAGTGGGGGTTCGACCGCGTCCGCCACCACGAGACGACCTTCCGGCCGCCGTTCCCGCTGGAGGACACCCAGGCGTTCACCGCGGCCAGCGACCACATGGTGCTCACCGCCTTCCGCGGCACCGAGCCGAGGAAGATCCAGGACTGGCTCTCCGACGCGTCCACTCCGCCCTGGCCGGGCCCGGCGGGCAAGGGTTTCGTCCACTACGGGTTCGCGGAGGCCCTCCAGTCGATCCACCCGCAGGTCCACGACGCCGTCGCCGAGTTCCGGGACAACGACCAGACCATCTGGTTCACCGGTCACAGCCTCGGCGGGGCGCTCGCCGCGCTGGCCGCGATGCGGCTGTACTTCGAGGACCCCCGCCTGCTCGCCGACGGC
Coding sequences:
- a CDS encoding lipase family protein, which gives rise to MPVQTFDHTATGYSVRQAYWMAEAARLAYQPPDVIEQTAREWGFDRVRHHETTFRPPFPLEDTQAFTAASDHMVLTAFRGTEPRKIQDWLSDASTPPWPGPAGKGFVHYGFAEALQSIHPQVHDAVAEFRDNDQTIWFTGHSLGGALAALAAMRLYFEDPRLLADGVYTFGQPRVCDRALAQAHDEAFRDRTHRFVNNNDIVTQVPPEPAFHHTRTLRYIDSSGQLRDRMPLLGGLADRAKGLTADALAPTSDGVRDHFVNRYVEALRALSHQEA